A single Anopheles arabiensis isolate DONGOLA chromosome 2, AaraD3, whole genome shotgun sequence DNA region contains:
- the LOC120894715 gene encoding protein SEC13 homolog translates to MVSVLNTIDTGHEDMIHCADVDYYGLRLATCSSDNSVKIFDIKNGAQTLAADLKGHGGPVWQVAWGHPRYGNVLASCSYDRKVIVWKEAGPGDWTKWYEYSNHDSSVNSVAWAPAEYGLVLACGSSDGSISILTANVEAGTWDCKKIPNAHTIGCNTVSWCPATVPEPAFDQRPSKTNLAVKRLVSGGCDNAIKIWKEDGDRWEEEKRLELHSDWVRDVAWAPSVGMPRHQIASCSQDRRVVIWTSDDLANWQPAVLHNFDDVVWNVSWSLTGNILGVSGGDNKVSLWKETAEGQWICISEDTNSASTGAAAQNNFIPEQRTL, encoded by the coding sequence ATGGTATCCGTGCTCAACACGATCGATACCGGCCACGAGGACATGATCCACTGTGCCGATGTAGATTACTACGGGCTCCGGTTGGCCACCTGCTCGTCGGACAATTCGGTCAAAATTTTCGACATCAAGAACGGTGCCCAGACGCTGGCGGCCGACCTGAAGGGCCACGGAGGTCCGGTGTGGCAGGTGGCCTGGGGCCACCCCCGGTACGGTAACGTGCTGGCCTCCTGCTCGTACGACCGCAAGGTGATCGTGTGGAAGGAGGCCGGCCCGGGCGACTGGACCAAGTGGTACGAGTACAGCAACCACGACTCGTCGGTAAATTCGGTCGCCTGGGCACCGGCCGAGTACGGGCTGGTGCTGGCGTGCGGTAGCTCCGACGGTTCGATCTCGATCCTGACCGCCAACGTGGAGGCCGGCACGTGGGACTGCAAGAAAATCCCGAACGCGCACACGATCGGCTGCAACACGGTCAGCTGGTGCCCGGCGACCGTCCCCGAGCCGGCGTTCGATCAGCGCCCGAGCAAGACGAACCTCGCGGTGAAGCGGCTGGTGTCGGGCGGGTGCGACAACGCGATCAAGATCTGGAAGGAGGACGGCGACCGCTGGGAGGAGGAGAAGCGGCTCGAACTGCACTCGGACTGGGTGCGCGATGTGGCGTGGGCCCCGAGCGTCGGTATGCCGCGGCACCAGATCGCCAGCTGCTCGCAGGACCGGCGGGTCGTGATCTGGACGAGCGACGATCTGGCGAACTGGCAGCCGGCCGTCCTGCACAACTTCGACGACGTCGTGTGGAACGTGAGCTGGTCGCTGACGGGCAACATTTTGGGCGTGTCCGGCGGCGACAACAAGGTCAGTCTGTGGAAGGAAACGGCCGAGGGCCAGTGGATCTGCATCAGCGAGGACACGAACAGTGCGTCCACCGGGGCGGCGGCTCAGAACAACTTCATCCCGGAACAGCGAACACTGTAA
- the LOC120894714 gene encoding helicase SKI2W, whose product MSFDPTWLKEPPPIVEDTEDLLRAFILEPKIPIHEPKPYFEPRHPSFDQLYDIPHAPISTRIVPDRCPETGKVLDFIETQVQNAGSTAKNSMSLQREPTESIDSARGSASYFPFWPGGFDEPESVLAGLVPSPLFETDLKSCPPGFATGVEFEAPPTGTDGARATEDSGKSGMVDLLSAIASEEAFVELLPEGLQTKLSTNDQSTQGTQQEPLPAGIDEEEGLLAVTGEQEAGEQVLKISTVTNNALQSAEWAEMLDISKPVDDFYVKIPTMAHRFPFELDIFQKQAILKLEEHSHVFVAAHTSAGKTVVAEYAIALSKKHMTKTIYTSPIKALSNQKYRDFKTTFQDVGLITGDIQIDPTASCLIMTTEILRSMLYCGSDITRDLEYVIFDEVHYITDSDRGHVWEEVLILLPDHVCIVMLSATVPNTIEFANWVGKTKKKRVWVVSTAKRPVPLEHYLYTGFGGKSKDDSFLIVNAQSQFVQDGYRRAKESYEAKQAKSTGRRTNGPYSQRQEQTLWVGLIDHLQKKEKLPVVAFTLSRNRCDNNAEALMSCDLTTAREKYAITSFFQQCLQRLVPADRVLPQVQQIQSCLERGIGIHHSGILPILKEIVEMLFARGLVKILFATETFAMGVNMPARTVIFDSTRKFDGQAFRPLQPSEYTQMAGRAGRRGLDKTGTVIILCKQNLPLDGELKTMILGKPVRLESQFRLTYAMMLYLLRVELVSVENMMLHSFREFDKRLQMPQSKLELNQVQEKMSALSKLSDHLQPLCEFYEAASEYLNLRNELLPKQLCQPKAINELKVGRVVVVTDEHHYNKLGILLSVSVQSHKELKLVVLVLDHCASGKTQPASPETLNRGPLWHQMLSLALPYQTFLPEGVGGHAVLTLAPVNLIELTKHTIKCDANGIIRSWEYRLIPRFRDAPPSQSTIEAVAALAELNATVVQAGSVAGTLELVRFPRDLTNLELTQQLQVAQGRLNRWLPYTGMADFEHEFAVVYDRKQLERKLDELKYQASYESLSLYPDYCRKLQVLQELKYIDDMQQVAMKGRVACEMGQNELMITELVMRNILTDLQPAEIAALLSSLVFQAKSDVTPKLTETLQKAEAQFREVENDIRLVERQYGVTDVCKKEELNFGLTEVVYEWARNKPFAEIMLLTDIKEGIIVRCIQQLNETLCNVKDAARIIGDPVLHSKMEEASNAIKRDIVFAASLYTSSTPIVIGEV is encoded by the exons ATGAGTTTCGAT CCGACCTGGTTAAAGGAACCGCCACCGATCGTGGAAGACACGGAAGACCTGCTGCGCGCCTTTATTCTCGAGCCGAAAATCCCCATCCACGAGCCCAAACCGTACTTCGAACCGCGCCACCCCTCCTTCGACCAGCTGTACGACATTCCGCACGCACCGATCAGCACCCGGATCGTGCCGGACCGCTGCCCGGAGACGGGAAAGGTGCTGGACTTTATCGAAACGCAGGTGCAGAATGCGGGCTCGACGGCCAAAAACTCCATGTCGCTGCAGCGCGAACCGACCGAATCGATCGATTCGGCCCGCGGTTCCGCCTCGTACTTTCCCTTCTGGCCGGGAGGGTTCGACGAGCCGGAAAGTGTGCTGGCCGGACTAGTACCCAGCCCGCTGTTTGAGACGGATCTGAAATCGTGCCCGCCTGGGTTCGCTACCGGGGTTGAGTTTGAGGCACCGCCCACCGGGACGGACGGTGCGCGCGCGACGGAAGACAGCGGGAAGAGCGGTATGGTCGATCTGCTGTCCGCGATTGCCAGCGAGGAAGCGTTCGTCGAGCTGCTGCCCGAAGGGCTGCAAACGAAACTGTCCACCAACGACCAGTCAACGCAGGGCACACAGCAAGAACCACTGCCGGCGGGtatcgacgaggaggagggtCTGCTGGCGGTGACCGGTGAGCAGGAGGCCGGCGAACAGGTGCTGAAAATTTCCACCGTCACCAACAACGCGCTCCAGAGCGCCGAGTGGGCCGAGATGCTGGACATTTCGAAACCGGTGGACGATTTCTACGTGAAAATCCCCACCATGGCGCACCGGTTCCCGTTCGAGCTGGACATCTTCCAGAAGCAGGCGATCCTGAAGCTGGAGGAGCACAGCCACGTGTTCGTGGCGGCGCACACGTCCGCCGGCAAGACGGTCGTGGCGGAGTACGCGATCGCCCTGTCGAAAAAGCACATGACCAAAACGATCTACACGTCCCCAATCAAGGCACTGTCGAACCAGAAGTATCGCGACTTCAAGACCACCTTCCAGGACGTCGGGCTGATCACCGGGGACATACAGATCGATCCGACCGCGTCCTGCCTCATCATGACGACCGAGATCCTGCGCTCGATGCTGTACTGCGGCAGCGACATTACGCGCGACCTCGAGTACGTCATCTTCGACGAGGTGCACTACATCACCGACTCCGACCGGGGGCACGTGTGGGAGGAGGTGCTGATCCTGCTGCCCGACCACGTCTGCATCGTGATGCTGAGCGCCACCGTGCCGAACACGATCGAGTTCGCCAACTGGGTGGgcaagacgaagaagaagcgcGTGTGGGTCGTCAGCACGGCCAAGCGGCCGGTCCCGCTCGAGCACTACCTGTACACCGGGTTCGGCGGCAAGTCGAAGGACGACTCGTTCCTGATCGTGAACGCGCAGAGCCAGTTCGTGCAGGACGGGTACCGGCGGGCGAAGGAAAGCTACGAGGCGAAGCAGGCGAAAAGCACGGGCCGCCGGACCAACGGCCCCTACAGCCAGCGGCAGGAGCAAACCCTGTGGGTCGGGCTGATCGATCATCTgcagaagaaggagaagctgCCGGTGGTTGCGTTCACGCTGTCGCGCAACCGGTGCGACAACAACGCGGAAGCGCTCATGTCGTGCGATCTGACGACGGCGCGCGAGAAGTACGCCATCACGTCGTTCTTCCAGCAGTGCCTGCAGCGGCTGGTGCCGGCCGACCGTGTGCTGCCGCAGGTGCAGCAGATCCAGAGCTGCCTCGAGCGGGGCATCGGCATCCATCACAGCGGCATCCTGCCCATCCTGAAGGAGATCGTGGAGATGCTGTTTGCCCGCGGGCTCGTGAAGATACTGTTCGCGACGGAGACGTTTGCGATGGGCGTTAACATGCCCGCGCGCACCGTCATCTTTGACAGTACGCGCAAGTTCGATGGGCAGGCGTTCCGGCCGCTGCAACCGTCCGAGTACACGCAGATGGCGGGCCGGGCCGGGCGGCGCGGTCTCGACAAGACCGGCACGGTCATCATCCTGTGCAAGCAGAACCTGCCGCTCGATGGCGAGCTGAAGACGATGATACTCGGCAAGCCGGTCCGGCTGGAGTCGCAGTTCCGGCTGACGTACGCGATGATGCTGTACCTGTTGCGGGTGGAGCTGGTCTCGGTGGAGAACATGATGCTGCACAGCTTCCGGGAGTTCGACAAGCGCCTGCAGATGCCCCAGAGCAAGCTGGAGCTGAACCAGGTGCAGGAGAAGATGTCCGCGCTGAGCAAGCTGAGCGATCATCTGCAGCCGCTGTGCGAGTTTTACGAAGCGGCCAGCGAGTACCTTAACCTTCGGAATGAGCTGCTC CCCAAGCAGCTGTGCCAACCGAAGGCAATCAACGAGCTTAAGGTAGGCCGCGTTGTCGTGGTAACGGACGAGCACCACTACAACAAGCTCGGCATACTGCTCTCCGTCTCGGTGCAGTCGCACAAAGAGCTGAAGCTGgtcgtgctggtgctggatCATTGCGCGAGTGGCAAAACTCAGCCGGCATCGCCGGAAACGCTCAACCGGGGACCGCTCTGGCATCAGATGCTGTCGCTCGCCCTGCCCTACCAAACCTTCCTGCCCGAGGGTGTCGGTGGCCACGCCGTGCTTACCCTCGCTCCGGTGAATCTGATCGAGCTGACCAAGCACACGATCAAGTGCGACGCGAACGGTATCATCCGCAGCTGGGAGTATCGGCTCATACCGCGGTTCCGCGATGCGCCGCCGTCCCAGTCGACGATCGAGGCCGTCGCTGCGCTGGCCGAGCTGAATGCGACGGTGGTGCAGGCCGGGTCCGTCGCTGGCACGCTCGAGCTGGTTCGGTTCCCGCGCGATCTAACCAATCTCGAGCTAACGCAGCAGCTGCAGGTAGCCCAGGGCCGGCTGAACCGTTGGCTGCCGTACACTGGGATGGCCGACTTTGAGCACGAGTTTGCTGTGGTGTACGATCGCAAGCAGCTCGAGCGGAAGCTGGACGAGCTCAAGTACCAGGCGTCGTACGAAAGTCTCTCGCTGTACCCGGACTACTGCCGGAAGCTGCAGGTGCTGCAGGAGCTCAAGTACATCGACGATATGCAGCAAG TGGCCATGAAGGGCCGTGTCGCTTGCGAGATGGGCCAGAACGAGCTGATGATAACGGAGCTGGTGATGCGCAACATACTGACCGATCTGCAGCCGGCCGAAATCGCTGCCCTGCTCTCCAGCCTGGTGTTTCAAGCGAAATCGGACGTCACTCCCAAGCTCACCGAGACGCTCCAAAAG GCCGAGGCACAGTTTCGCGAGGTGGAAAACGACATCCGGCTGGTGGAGCGCCAGTACGGCGTGACGGATGTGTGCAAAAAGGAGGAGCTCAACTTTGGCCTGACCGAGGTGGTGTACGAGTGGGCGCGCAACAAACCGTTCGCCGAAATTATGCTGCTGACCGACATCAAGGAGGGCATTATCGTGCGCTGCATCCAGCAGCTGAACGAGACGCTGTGCAATGTGAAGGACGCGGCGCGCATCATTGGCGATCCGGTGCTGCACAGCAAGATGGAGGAAGCGTCCAACGCGATCAAGCGCGACATCGTGTTTGCGGCCAGCCTGTACACCTCCAGCACACCGATCGTGATTGGGGAAGTGTAA